ATGGCACAGAAAAAGATGAGCCCTCTTACCACTCAAATGGGCACACCACATATATAATGGCCAAGCAGATGCACAATAAATGCAATGGATGGACATTTGACATCCGTATGTAGTGTTATAGATTATAGGGACATGGTATTTGGAAGAGGAATGTATACATATACACCTTACCTTTACTAACTATTTCTTGATGTATAAAATTACACAGTAAAGCACTCTTCCCCAGCAGTATCCTAACGGATCTAAAAAGGATATGCAATTACATATTTCGTCTTGAATTTATGACAACAGTATTGTAACAATTACACCAAACTAGACTAGGTTCTATCCTTGATTTTTTTTCAAGACGCTAAAAAATCATATCTTAAATTGGCAGATGGAATAAGAGATTGTAATGGACTTACACCTTATAAAAATTGGGATATGATTCCTCATATGTAAAGGACTTTCCTAACTAGCAAAACTCCATCATCAAAAAAAAGATACAATAGAGACACTAAAAGTTGTTCAACTGCCATCAACATGGTCAGTTCGGGGAAACCCAGTCCCTTCCTCTCAACTAAGCAGCTCTGTGTACATTCTTCTCCAGTCAGTTGGATCGGACTagtgaaaacaaagaaaaaaaatggcCTGAGTGTGTTCGTCTTGGGGCTGTGTCATGAGTTGCTTGTttctttttcctctttttttgtttctttatgtTGTTATGGCGCTGTGGTGCATGTTGAGACCGCCTTTCGCTTTAGGGGATGCTGCCCTCTGCTGAGTTGCCCCAGTGGCAGTACATGGCCCTGCACCATCCACAGCCGGTTAAGTCCCTCAGAGCCAGCTTTCAGACTTCCAGTGACGTTGTTCACCATATCCTCTCTCCCCAACGATGGCCAGGAATGGTGCGCGAGCAGCCTTCCAACCTGGCGATATAGGGCAGGAGGTCATATAAATTTTTAGACCTAGCATCCTTGTGGGGAGGAGGTACGCAGGGAATAGGTTGTCAACAACAAGTGTGTGGGACAGGCGAGGGAAGAAGGCATCACAATAATCTAACATCACGAGACTCGCCTAATATTTGCAATCTCAGATGAATAATTTTCGGTATATGACTACGAGTGCTTGGTAGAGACATGAACCCTTTCATTGCAAGGCATGCTATAACAGAAATCCCAAGCAGATGTGCTGGCCTCCCCAAACCTGAAAACTCTGTGTCCCGCTCTACAGAATTTGTGAGCCACACATTTCTGCTGTATTGtcttttacagtgccttcaaaaatgttcacaacccttgactttttccacattgttctGTACAGCccgaatttaaaatgtattaaattgagattgtgtgtcactggcctacacacaataccccatctcAAAAAATGGCGCGACAGAGGgctgccgtgcttctagctcttaggaaactttgcagattttattttattttatgtattatttctacCATTAGCCCACGAAAATGtgttattatatacagtgggggaaaaCTATTGAGATATCAGAgcgcggtaactcaccagcactatGACCAGGAATACAGCTTCccaagcggatcctttgtttgcaccccagggcaattgaactgactCAAGAGGCAGACTCAAAAAAAACGCCTGCGGAGGTAACTCGAGTGGTCTTCTAGTCCGACGTAGCGGCGCGCACaacatccaccgcttccgagcatactTACTCGCTATTGTTCAGTCTCTGGAATATAAAGTTGACGAGTTCAGGGCGAGGGTTTCTTTCAGAGAGAcatcacggaaacatggctctctcgggatatactgtctgagtcagtcagccagttgggttctcagtttcATTGCATAGACAGGAATAAATCTCTCTCCGGGAAGGAGGAgggcggtggtgtatgtttcatgattaacaactcatggtgtttgtgataacatacaggaactcaagtccttttgttcacccgacctagaatacttacaatcaaatgcagaccgtattatctcccaagagaattctcttcagtttAGCGGTGTTTTGGCTTCTgagtgcgcagcggtctaaggcactgcatctaagtgctacagacgtcactacagacctggttcgattccaggctgtatcacaactggccgtgattggagtcccataaggcggcgcacaattggcccagcgtcgtccgggttagggtttggccgggtaggtcatcattgtaaataagaattgttcttaaccgacttgcctagttaaataaagcttaaataaaatttaaataagtCACAGCCAAGTACCCCcactcaagccgataccacgacggccctcaaagaaacttcactggacttttatgcaaaactggaaaccacatatcctacatggaggaggtgagggctcagggagtgtgatgccaggaaaataacctcactcaacgtcaacaaaacaaatgatcgtggacttcaggaaacagcaaagggagRacccccctatccacatcgatgggaccgcagtggagaaggtggaaagcttcaagttcctcggcgtacacgtcactgacaaactgaaatggtccacccacacagacagtgtggtgaagaaggcgcaacagcgcctcttcaacctcaggaggctgaagaaatttgacgtGGCACCCAAAacccacaaacttctacagatgcacaattgagagcattcctgtcaggctgtatcaccacctggaaCGGCAACTGCACCAGTTGCCGAGGACAGATGATGTTTATGTGCTTCGCacttcagcggtcccattctgtgagcttgtgtgacctaccacttcgcggctgagatgttgttgctcctagacgtttccagttCACAATGAGAGCAGACCCACGcatggtctgcccaacgcatcaccggtggcaaactacctgccctccaggacacctacagcaccccatgtcacaggaaggccaaaaagatcaaggacaacaatcacccgagccactgcctgttcacccctctatcatccagaaggcgaggtcagtacagatgcatcaaagctgggaccgagagactgaaaaacagcttctatctcaaggacatcagactgttaaattggcatcactagcacagaggctgctgcccatatacatagacttgaaatcacaggccattttaataatgtttacatatttagcattactcatctcatatgtatatactttattctattccatcttagtctatgccgctctgatattgctcgtccatatatttatatattcttaattccattcctttacttagatttgtgtgtagtcggtgtatgttgtgaaattgttagccattacttgttagatatcactacattgtcagagctagaaacacaagcatttcgttacagccacaataacatctgctaaacacgtgtatgtgaccaataaaatttgatgacaaagtggaattatgtttagacatttttacaaatgaaaagctgaaatgaatcggtaagtattcaacccctttgttacggcaagcctaaataaagttcaggagtaaaaatgtgcttaacaagtcacgtaaattgcatggactcactgtgcgcaatagtgtttaacaatttgaatgactacctcatctctgtaccccacacatacagataattgtaaggtccctccYtcgagcagtgaatttcaaacagattcaaccatgaagaccagggaggttttccaatgtagatgggtcaaaataaaaaaaagcagacattgaatatccctttgagcagcgTGAAGTTATTAAACTTWTTACACtttcactacaaatatacaggcgtcctcTTCCTAACTcaagttgctggagaggaaggctgtttaatggctgtgataggagaaaactgagaatagatcaacaacattgtagttactccacaatactaatctaaaRGACGAAAGTGAAAAGAGGGAATASTGAACAGaattttttcttctccaaaacatgcatcctgtttgcaataaggtattAAATTAAAATTGCAAAAAACGTGggcaagaaattaactttatgtccggAAAACAAGGSTCTGTTTCAGGCAAATRCAACACAACACGGAGtaacacttcatattttcaagcatggtggtggctgcatcatgttatgagtatgctcgTTGGagagttttttttggggggggggataaaaataACCTGAatcgagctaagcacaggcaaaatcctagaggaaaacctggttgtctgctttccaacagccactgggagacaaattcatctttcagcaggacaataacctaaaactcaaggccaaatatacactggagttgcttaccaagacaacattgaatgttcctgagtggcctagttagttttgacttaaaaatctatggcaagacatgaaaatggctgtctagcaatgatcaacaaccaacttgacagagcttgaagaYctttaaaaataataatgtacaaatattgtaaaatccaggtgTTAAAAGCTTTGAGACTTTCtgggaaagactcacagctataatcgctgccaaagttgattctaacatgtattgactcatgggtgtaaatgagatatttctgcatttccttttcaataaatttgcaaacatttcRaaaaacatgttttcaatttgtcattgtggggaattgtgtgtagatgggtgagaaaataaatataaatattttgaattcaggctgtaacaaaatgtggaatacgtcaaYGGGTATGAAAACTTTGAAGGCACTCTTATTTTCTCAAACTCATTGTAATATTTATGTACCCCCGTCTAATCCCATTTTATAATACCAAAAGTTAAATTAAAAATCTTGGTTACAAAAAAAGTTATTGCACATTTAGCAGGCTATGATTTGAAATAGGCTATTataagtgttttattttattaggtaTCGTTAAGGCCGTCTCATGTGCTTCAATATACACAGCACCTTTTCCCCCACTCCTATGGATAAAACAATTGTATAATGTCATACAAAACGGGAACTTTCAAATGCACGCTGTCATTACAAAATAtgtaatgtgataggtattttagtttttttttttacacacaaacaATTTGATTAATTAAATATTTAATCTGTCACCTTTGATGACGCAATGTTCGCAAGAGGGAacgaatctgatttcattggtcctcaacacACGTCTCAGACACTTCATAAACGGAGTTAGCCCCTAGTTAGCTTGCCccagagcaggttagttctgaagcaTTCGTTGCCATATACATTTYCCRGGCTATACGGTGAGCCTCTTTTGTGGTACCGGCTGTCccaagttgaactcagagttgaccaaagttatcTCGCCAACTCCTCAAACCAGATGGGTATACTACGTTCAAACTCAATACTTATCATAATGGCTGGGCGTACCCCTGAAAGCAGACACTATAGTGTTACGTGGAAACTAAATGGCTTCCACGTAACACAGCAGGTGCTGCTGTGGAGCCCCAATGCTGGTGCATGTGTCTGTAAGCAGGAGCTACTATAACTACGAAACAGTCATGGTGGGGCTGTGTGCCTGTAAGCAGGTGCAGCAGTGCTACCATAGAGCCGTAATAGTGGCGCATTGGGTCTGTAACTAGGTCCTGAAACCGCTGCCGTGTAGCCGCACGTCTCACCTGGGTGCGTCCGGCGTCCTGGACCAGATACGTGGGCAGACTAAGGCTCATTGCCAGGGCCTGCAGCTCCAAAAGGTGAGCCATGTTGGTCCCCTGCAACACCACCTTCTTCGCCctgcacaccacaaacacacagatatccTGCTGTGGCAAACATCGACAGCAGGTTGAACCGGCACATAGAACAGCCAGATAGTGGTATTGCCATTACCAGCTGTCGTCATGGCGTTATAAAAGTGTCTGGCGTTCTTAACCTGATCAGATCCAATTTGTTCGGCAGTATGGAGTCTCAAGTAACACATATGATTATGGTATTGCTCCAGTAAAGTCCTCATGAAAAAAATGGTCCAGTCCAGTCAGTTCCTTACCCGCCATGGTCCCACTTCCAGGCCATCTCCCTCCAGCTGTTCTTCTCCTGCAGGGCCTGGTAAAGCCCTACGGCCGCATGGCCCACCTGCGCAGCCACctacgcaacacacacaccaaacactttcagagtttttcttttttttaaagtttaatgTATTAGCTTTGAGTGTGAGGTGTGATTCTCATTTAAAAACAACAGGGGCAAACTGGGCCATTGTGCTTCTGGTTGGAACAAACTACACCACAACAAGCATACTAGCCAAACAACATCTATCATATCTAGCTATGTAATGTTTTTGCACCATGTAATTCAGGGACCACAATGGCAATAAGTCTGACTTTGTGATATTCCTGTCACGCGTTTACAATGCATGCATTGGTTTTCTTAAACTGGCAAATAAAATCAAAACACATTCCAACCCCTGTCTTCAAACTGACCTTTCCCACACCCATGGCCAGGTCCATGTTCACCACAAACACCATCTTGAACATGAGGTCGTCGTCTCCTTCTTCCTGAAGGGACGAGAGAgactttttgactttttgtctttctttattgaaacattctcatttaaTTTAACACTCACCcccccctaaaaataaaaaaaacaaaaatatatcctgtactgcatacatgtaccatactcacctttccatctaccacatgatacaaaccaacatcaccatacacaaaaacaataccctctcctacaaccgtatatccaaaacatcttccccagcaatacagacagccccccccaacacaccatatctcctcaaacatctccacacatttgatcagtttatagaactcaaactcaaccctaaggcgcgcagagac
Above is a genomic segment from Salvelinus sp. IW2-2015 unplaced genomic scaffold, ASM291031v2 Un_scaffold9755, whole genome shotgun sequence containing:
- the LOC112079821 gene encoding peptidyl-tRNA hydrolase 2, mitochondrial-like, with protein sequence MFKMVFVVNMDLAMGVGKVAAQVGHAAVGLYQALQEKNSWREMAWKWDHGGAKKVVLQGTNMAHLLELQALAMSLSLPTYLVQDAGRTQVRRAATRQRFQDLVTDPMRHYYGSMVALLHLLTGTQPHHDCFVVIVAPAYRHMHQHWGSTAAPAVLRGSHLVST